A genomic region of Papaver somniferum cultivar HN1 chromosome 7, ASM357369v1, whole genome shotgun sequence contains the following coding sequences:
- the LOC113300464 gene encoding 3beta-hydroxysteroid-dehydrogenase/decarboxylase-like produces the protein MVGVERYCVVTGGRGFAARHMVTMLIKSREWLVRVADLGSGIMLEPYEEEGVLGEALRSGRAQYVSADLRDKAQVIKAFEGAEVVFHMAAPDSSINNHKLHYSVNVEGTKNVIDACVECKVKRLIHTSSPSVVFDGVHGTDNADESMPYPSKHNDSYSATKTEGEVLALEANDKNGLLTCCIRPSTIFGPGDRLFVPSLVTAARAGKSKFIIGDGNNFYDFTYVENVAHAHICAEKALSSGGEIAERAAGQAYFITNMEPMKFWEFVAVILDGLGYERPSIKIPALVMKPIAQLVALTYNVLGTYGMPVPQLTPSRISLLTCNRTFSCSKAKDRISYTPIVSLQEGLKRTIESYSHLRADLTKT, from the exons ATGGTTGGGGTGGAGAGATATTGTGTTGTGACAGGTGGGAGGGGTTTTGCGGCCCGTCATATGGTGACAATGCTCATTAAATCACGGGAATGGTTAGTTAGAGTTGCCGATTTAGGGTCCGGAATTATGCTTGAACCATATGAGGAAGAAGGAGTTCTTGGTGAAGCTCTTCGATCAGGCCGTGCTCAGTATGTCTCTGCGGATCTTAGAGACAAAGCCCAAGTGATTAAAG CCTTCGAAGGGGCAGAGGTTGTTTTTCACATGGCTGCTCCAGATTCATCGATCAACAATCACAAGCTGCATTACTCAGTGAATGTAGAAG GAACCAAGAACGTTATTGATGCCTGTGTTGAGTGCAAAGTGAAGAGACTCATCCATACAAGCTCTCCTAGTGTCGTCTTTGATGGGGTTCATGGTACAGATAATGCAGATGAATCAATGCCCTACCCATCTAAG CATAATGATTCCTATTCAGCAACTAAAACTGAAGGAGAGGTGTTGGCTTTAGAGGCAAATGATAAAAATGGGCTCCTAACATGCTGCATACGCCCCAGTACTATTTTTGGTCCTGGTGATAGGCTGTTCGTTCCATCTTTAGTTACTGCTGCAAGAGCTGGAAAGTCTAAA TTCATCATCGGTGATGGCAATAACTTCTACGATTTCACGTATGTGGAAAACGTGGCTCATGCCCATATATGTGCTGAGAAAGCTCTATCCTCAGGTGGGGAAATTGCGGAAAGAGCTGCTGGTCAG GCCTACTTTATTACCAATATGGAACCAATGAAGTTTTGGGAGTTTGTCGCAGTTATCCTTGATGGTCTTGGCTATGAGAG ACCAAGTATCAAGATTCCAGCCCTTGTCATGAAGCCGATAGCGCAGTTGGTAGCTTTGACGTATAATGTGTTAGGGACCTACGGGATGCCTGTTCCACAACTGACACCTTCAAGGATTAGTCTGCTCACATGCAACAGAACTTTCAGTTGTTCGAAAGCCAAGGACCGGATCTCTTATACACCTATTGTCTCACTTCAG GAGGGCCTGAAGAGAACAATTGAGTCGTACTCACACTTAAGAGCTGATTTAACTAAGACATAA
- the LOC113292644 gene encoding probable leucine-rich repeat receptor-like protein kinase At1g35710, giving the protein MLLRVNIASVTFFVYALLLVSSYSFVHFAYGSSFNHSNTKQHLQVGVEQELKALLEWKSSLINKNHSLLSSWKMNSTATTSPCKWYGITCNNEGSVAELNVLGLGLQGTLYSFNFSSFSNLVSLVLRQNELFGTISSQISTLSKLTHLDLSVNKLSGQIPPKLASLTNLLYLDLSENQINGSIPQELSNLYSLTALGLFTNNLTGSIPTSICNMTNLTRLVIYENSISGVIPRDIGRLSSLTQLCLSDNNLNGCIPSSLTNLTSLAVLQLYNNQLSSIIPPDIGRLSSLTILALSGNNLSGYIPTSLSNLTNLNTLHLYVNQLSGIIPQDIGRLRSLVLFDLSTNNFIGPIPASICHLTNLSFFSVSQNQLTGAIPQAIGKLSSLDTLYLSQNQLTGPIPVSIDNLRNLTILSLYKNELSGLLPTGINSLTLLKTLYLTENKLFGYLPQNVCQSGTLEKFQVGSNYFTGSVPRSLRNCTSLKTLGLENNKLVDNVTEAFHVYPYLDRFTVQNNMLYGELSKDWGNCQNLTAVSFGGNNITGRIPSELGKLKILSVVDLISNNLVGKIPKEVLNLSSLIQLDLSNNHLSDFVKS; this is encoded by the exons ATGTTGCTACGAGTAAACATTGCATCTGTTACATTTTTTGTTTACGCATTACTGTTGGTTTCATCTTACAGTTTTGTTCATTTTGCATATGGTTCTTCTTTTAATCATTCTAATACAAAACAACATTTACAAGTAGGTGTAGAACAAGAATTAAAAGCTCTTTTAGAATGGAAGTCAAGCCTTATCAACAAAAACCATTCTCTCCTCTCTTCCTGGAAGATGAATTCTACTGCGACTACGAGTCCATGCAAGTGGTATGGAATCACTTGTAACAATGAGGGAAGCGTTGCTGAGTTGAATGTATTAGGTTTGGGTTTACAAGGTACGCTCTATAGTTTCAACTTCTCATCTTTCTCCAACTTAGTTAGTCTTGTCTTGAGGCAGAATGAACTTTTCGGAACTATTTCATCCCAAATCAGTACACTTTCAAAACTCACCCACCTTGATCTTTCCGTCAATAAACTTTCTGGACAGATTCCGCCAAAATTAGCTTCCCTCACAAATCTGTTATATCTGGACCTTTCTGAAAATCAAATTAATGGATCCATCCCTCAAGAACTTAGCAATCTATATTCTCTCACTGCTCTAGGGTTGTTTACAAATAATCTGACTGGTTCAATCCCAACTTCAATTTGCAATATGACCAATTTGACCCGTTTAGTGATTTATGAAAACTCAATCTCGGGCGTTATTCCTAGAGATATCGGAAGGCTCAGTTCTCTTACCCAGTTATGTTTGTCCGACAACAATCTCAATGGATGTATCCCCTCTTCATTGACCAATTTGACTAGTCTAGCCGTTCTTCAACTATATAATAATCAACTTTCTAGCATCATACCTCCAGATATCGGGAGGCTCAGTTCTCTTACCATCTTAGCTTTGTCCGGCAACAATCTCAGTGGTTATATCCCTACTTCTTTATCCAACTTGACTAATTTGAACACTCTTCACTTGTATGTTAACCAACTTTCAGGCATCATCCCTCAAGATATAGGAAGACTACGCTCTCTTGTATTGTTCGACTTGTCAACAAACAATTTTATTGGTCCAATCCCTGCTTCTATATGCCACTTGACTAACCTCAGCTTTTTTTCAGTTTCTCAAAATCAACTCACTGGCGCCATCCCTCAAGCTATTGGAAAGCTAAGTTCTTTAGATACCTTATATTTGTCCCAAAATCAACTCACTGGTCCCATCCCTGTATCAATCGATAACCTGAGAAATTTGACGATTTTATCTCTTTACAAAAATGAATTATCTGGTTTGTTACCAACAGGAATCAACAGTCTGACACTGTTAAAGACATTGTATTTGACTGAGAATAAGCTTTTTGGTTATTTACCTCAAAATGTATGTCAAAGCGGAACGCTTGAAAAATTTCAAGTAGGTAGTAACTATTTCACGGGTTCCGTACCAAGAAGCCTTAGGAATTGCACCAGCCTTAAAACTCTCGGGCTTGAAAATAATAAACTTGTAGATAATGTAACAGAAGCTTTTCACGTGTATCCATATCTAGATAGGTTTACTGTGCAAAacaacatgttgtatggtgaACTCTCAAAAGACTGGGGAAATTGTCAAAATTTAACAGCAGTATCTTTCGGAGGGAACAATATAACTGGTAGAATACCATCTGAACTgggaaagttgaaaattttgagtGTGGTTGATCTTATTTCAAATAACTTGGTAGGAAAAATTCCTAAGGAGGTTTTGAATTTGTCCTCATTGATCCAGTTAGATTTGAGTAATAACCATCTTTCTG ATTTTGTTAAATCTTAG
- the LOC113292648 gene encoding MDIS1-interacting receptor like kinase 2-like produces the protein MLSLTSVNISDNELDGSLPNIKAFKDAPLDALKNNKGLCGSNSKGLKSCDSSVLIRRKLGKKKLLLVILLPLIGSLCLLFILLAILFRLRKKLVRNVAPTEQATTANTKKNLFSMWNYDGKIVFQDIIEATEDFDAKYCIGTGGYGSVYKAELSTGQIVAVKKLHSSDEDFELLDLKSFEREVHALTEIRHRNIVKLFGFCSNIERRISFLVYEFVERGSLKNVLRDGERAMGFDWIKRVRFIKGTASALAYMHHDCIPAIVHRDISSNNILLDAEYEAHISDFGTARILKPDSSNWTSLAGTYGYVAPELAYTMKVTEKCDVYSFGVIILEVLMGGHPSELITLISQILLQSSSTSNVGQNTKLRDILDQRIGAPPDVVQKEIMCIVKVGFSCLRGDPLTRPIMEEISAQLSSSTQSITSLPKSFETITLTDLLMSE, from the exons ATGCTTAGCTTGACCTCTGTCAATATTTCTGACAATGAACTGGATGGTTCTCTTCCGAATATCAAGGCCTTTAAGGATGCTCCACTTGATGCATTGAAAAACAACAAAGGGTTATGTGGTAGTAACAGTAAGGGTTTAAAATCATGTGATTCCTCTGTTTTGATTAGAAGAAAACTAGGCAAGAAAAAGCTTTTGCTCGTAATCCTACTTCCATTGATTGGTTCCTTGTGtcttttattcattcttttagcaATTTTATTTCGACTTCGAAAAAAATTGGTAAGAAATGTCGCGCCTACAGAGCAAGCTACAActgcaaataccaaaaaaaatttgttttctaTGTGGAATTACGATGGCAAAATAGTGTttcaagacataattgaagcaaccgAGGATTTTGATGCTAAATACTGCATTGGAACGGGAGGATATGGGAGCGTTTATAAAGCAGAGCTGTCAACAGGTCAAATTGTTGCCGTGAAGAAACTTCACTCGTCAGATGAAGATTTTGAGTTACTTGATCTCAAATCATTTGAAAGGGAAGTTCACGCATTGACAGAAATCCGACACCGAAACATTgtgaaactttttggtttttgttcTAATATAGAAAGGAGGATCTCATTTTTGGTTTATGAGTTTGTGGAAAGgggaagtttgaaaaatgttttacGTGATGGGGAACGAGCAATGGGGTTCGATTGGATAAAGAGGGTGAGATTCATAAAGGGAACAGCTAGTGCACTTGCTTACATGCACCATGATTGCATTCCAGCAATAGTTCACAGGGATATATCTAGCAATAATATTTTGTTGGATGCTGAATATGAAGCTCACATTTCTGATTTTGGTACGGcgaggattttgaagccagattcATCAAATTGGACTTCACTTGCAGGGACCTATGGATATGTTGCTCCAG AGCTTGCATATACAATGAAGGTGACAGAAAAGTGTGACGTTTATAGCTTTGGGGTGATCATACTAGAAGTACTAATGGGTGGGCATCCATCTGAACTCATCACATTAATCTCGCAAATTCTTCTGCAATCTTCATCTACGAGTAATGTCGGGCAAAACACAAAATTAAGAGACATTTTGGATCAGCGCATTGGAGCACCACCAGATGTTGTTCAGAAGGAAATAATGTGTATTGTGAAAGTTGGATTTTCATGTCTACGTGGTGATCCACTTACTCGTCCGATTATGGAAGAAATATCAGCACAGCTATCATCATCAACTCAAAGCATCACATCTTTGCCGAAGTCCTTTGAAACTATTACTTTAACAGATCTACTCATGTCAGAATAG